The Mucilaginibacter yixingensis genome window below encodes:
- a CDS encoding TonB-dependent receptor, whose product MKLTIALIVLFNFQMFAKGYSQSKVTLNLTAVDFKKVVGEIEKRTVYRFLYSKNKIPTNKFANVNANNLEALSLVDELLVNTPYTYQKLENNLIVIIPKGETVADTKVTGTVLDENDQPLIGVTVTIKGTTAGAVSTDLNGVFHINVPGNAVLTVSFVGYDTQDVPVDGKNIFTVKMKPTAKNLNEVVVVGYGTQKKADVTTAIASVNSNQITRLAVTDPTAALQGQVPGATVIKNVGKPGAGYSVTVRGVHSIGNVSNEPLYVIDGIPTTSGLNDLNPADIEKIDVLKDASAASIYGSRGAKGVVIVTTKRGKAGKTQLTFDSYVGTKVPIHLPQMMNSQQYVDFRTEQNRANGRSIVLSDILSSDLIANYNNGVNTNWPDLVLKNAVQMNHNVTAAGGDEKTRFSVSAGLNQEDGNVAPENYKKYSLRGNVDRQITDQWKAGLNLYLVQALTDQGSSEALRSSYRLPSITYPYDASGNPVFRVFNNDAVTNPFFDQQNELRQQRVMHTFGNLYVQFQPITELTVKSTISPNYVATRNGIYYGPLSKQSVGGSVPTQAQNNTNDFFSWVWDNQATYDKQFGDHHITGTVIQSMQSERTETSNITASGLPYKSLWYNLGSGGSVLAYGSSYTKYTLASFTGRVNYNYKDKYLFTATGRYDGSSHFAVGHQWGFFPSASAAWRISQEDFMKKMPTVNDLKLRLSYGSTGNDRIAAYSTQANLGQTYYDFGGVLANGYAPGQLANQDLTWETTREWNLGVDFSLFNSRISGSVDAYSRTIQNILFSRQLPPETGFTSVSANVGQMRNQGIEVGLNTINIQTKKFQWRTDFALQVSNNKLLSIYGGTKNDVGSLLFIGQPVQVNYDYVFDGIWQTSDAALAAKYNQKPGQIRVKDLDGNGVINANDKAILGQKTPKWDGSIGNTFKYGNLDLYVLVYTRRGEMVTSSYDATFLNFNQNYNQMYKPYWTATNPSNTWWQPGNPGPYSTIPQYRKLDFTRINNITLGYTFPAKLLKRAKISSLRVYATASNPFLFTKYDGFDPEWASQNTYGIGVSTAAYLIGINLGF is encoded by the coding sequence ATGAAATTAACGATCGCATTGATTGTCCTGTTCAACTTTCAGATGTTCGCGAAGGGGTATTCGCAATCTAAAGTAACATTAAATCTTACTGCTGTAGATTTTAAAAAAGTGGTCGGTGAAATCGAAAAGAGAACCGTATATCGATTTTTATATAGTAAAAACAAGATCCCTACTAACAAATTTGCCAATGTAAACGCAAATAATCTCGAAGCTCTTTCACTGGTAGACGAATTGTTAGTTAATACCCCTTACACCTATCAAAAACTGGAAAACAATCTGATCGTCATTATACCGAAAGGTGAAACCGTTGCGGATACGAAAGTCACGGGAACTGTTTTGGACGAAAATGATCAGCCGTTGATCGGCGTTACCGTTACGATAAAAGGGACGACGGCTGGAGCTGTGTCGACCGATCTAAATGGTGTCTTTCATATCAATGTCCCGGGCAATGCCGTGCTGACGGTTTCATTTGTCGGTTATGATACGCAAGATGTACCTGTAGACGGGAAGAACATATTTACAGTCAAAATGAAACCTACCGCAAAAAATCTGAACGAGGTAGTTGTAGTTGGTTATGGTACCCAGAAGAAAGCGGACGTTACAACGGCAATAGCCTCGGTTAATTCAAATCAGATCACACGCCTTGCGGTTACCGATCCGACAGCCGCTTTACAGGGGCAAGTTCCCGGAGCAACAGTGATCAAAAACGTGGGTAAACCGGGAGCCGGCTACAGCGTTACGGTGCGTGGTGTACACTCCATCGGAAATGTATCCAATGAGCCACTTTATGTCATCGACGGAATCCCTACCACCAGCGGTTTAAACGATCTAAATCCTGCCGATATTGAAAAAATAGATGTACTGAAAGACGCATCTGCGGCTTCGATCTATGGCTCACGTGGTGCAAAAGGCGTAGTGATCGTAACCACTAAACGTGGCAAGGCGGGAAAGACCCAACTCACTTTTGATTCTTATGTAGGTACCAAAGTACCTATACATTTACCCCAGATGATGAATAGTCAGCAATATGTGGATTTCCGGACCGAGCAAAATCGTGCTAACGGAAGGAGTATCGTGCTGTCCGATATCTTATCTTCTGACCTGATCGCTAACTACAACAACGGTGTTAATACCAACTGGCCGGATCTAGTGCTCAAAAATGCTGTTCAGATGAACCATAATGTGACCGCTGCCGGCGGCGACGAAAAAACACGTTTTTCGGTCAGTGCAGGGTTAAATCAGGAAGATGGGAACGTTGCCCCAGAGAACTATAAAAAATATAGCCTTAGAGGCAACGTGGACCGGCAGATCACCGATCAATGGAAAGCAGGTTTAAATCTTTACCTGGTGCAGGCGTTGACAGATCAGGGAAGCTCCGAAGCACTGCGTTCCAGCTATCGCTTGCCGTCGATCACCTACCCTTATGATGCCAGTGGCAATCCGGTATTTAGGGTGTTTAATAACGATGCAGTTACAAACCCCTTTTTCGATCAGCAAAACGAATTACGGCAGCAACGCGTAATGCATACTTTTGGAAATTTGTATGTACAGTTTCAGCCCATTACGGAGCTGACTGTAAAATCTACGATCTCTCCAAATTACGTGGCCACCAGAAACGGTATCTATTATGGCCCGCTAAGTAAGCAAAGTGTTGGTGGTAGCGTTCCCACGCAGGCACAAAATAACACGAACGACTTTTTCTCCTGGGTGTGGGACAACCAGGCTACTTATGATAAACAGTTCGGAGACCATCATATCACCGGTACCGTTATCCAGAGTATGCAGTCGGAACGCACGGAGACAAGCAATATCACAGCATCGGGACTGCCTTATAAATCTTTGTGGTACAACTTGGGATCGGGGGGCAGCGTGCTTGCATATGGCTCCAGTTATACCAAATATACTCTGGCATCATTTACCGGCCGTGTAAATTATAATTACAAAGACAAATACCTGTTTACTGCCACCGGTCGTTATGACGGTTCTTCGCACTTCGCAGTTGGTCACCAGTGGGGCTTTTTCCCATCGGCTTCAGCCGCCTGGCGCATATCCCAGGAAGATTTCATGAAGAAAATGCCGACGGTTAACGACCTGAAGTTAAGATTGAGTTACGGCTCTACCGGTAATGACCGTATTGCCGCTTATTCAACTCAGGCGAACCTAGGACAGACTTACTACGATTTTGGCGGCGTGCTGGCCAATGGTTATGCTCCGGGACAGTTGGCTAATCAAGACCTAACTTGGGAAACAACTCGTGAATGGAACCTCGGTGTAGACTTCAGCTTGTTTAACAGCCGTATTTCAGGATCGGTCGATGCTTATTCGCGCACCATACAAAATATCCTGTTCAGCCGTCAATTGCCGCCGGAAACGGGCTTTACCTCTGTTTCGGCCAACGTGGGCCAGATGCGTAACCAGGGTATTGAGGTCGGTTTGAATACGATAAACATTCAGACCAAGAAATTCCAGTGGCGGACAGATTTTGCATTGCAGGTTAGTAACAACAAGTTGTTATCAATTTATGGCGGTACCAAGAACGATGTAGGCAGCCTATTGTTTATCGGACAGCCAGTACAGGTTAATTACGATTATGTTTTCGACGGGATCTGGCAGACCAGCGACGCCGCTTTGGCCGCAAAATACAACCAGAAACCAGGACAGATCCGGGTTAAAGATCTGGACGGTAATGGGGTAATTAACGCCAATGATAAGGCTATACTGGGGCAAAAAACACCAAAATGGGATGGTTCAATAGGGAATACCTTCAAATATGGAAACCTAGACCTTTATGTTTTAGTTTATACCCGCCGCGGCGAGATGGTTACAAGCAGTTATGATGCAACCTTCCTGAATTTTAATCAGAATTATAATCAAATGTACAAGCCTTACTGGACCGCAACCAACCCATCAAACACTTGGTGGCAGCCCGGAAATCCAGGCCCGTACTCAACCATCCCGCAATATCGTAAGCTCGACTTTACGCGCATTAATAATATCACTTTGGGCTACACATTTCCAGCTAAGCTGCTGAAACGTGCCAAAATTAGCAGTTTGAGGGTTTATGCCACCGCAAGTAATCCGTTCCTGTTTACAAAGTATGACGGATTTGACCCTGAATGGGCGTCACAAAACACTTATGGTATAGGCGTTAGTACCGCAGCATACCTTATAGGCATAAATCTTGGATTTTAA
- a CDS encoding DEAD/DEAH box helicase — protein sequence MAWLDKFKLKKGLVQSLNEAGFVAPKEIQQKTLTRINGGQDVIVVGPEGCGKTTTYILATLNKFNYTPDGVPKVLILAPDKEKVEEIIVKIDQLNKNKTLSIVPLFATPGIEAQMDAMAEGADIVVATPDRARAIYLKLGLDLNKIELLVIDDAELIVKQGLQLPVTELVNSMPKCQHLVFTEVLHERLNRMIQPFMKQPATVEVEEIGEPLFDTHPQILYLLPNFGTKVNLLNLFMQDEDLFTKVVLFVNTRPTAEKLYKDLQHQRCTVALLNPWFFEMDGFTSLQEFKDAATRVLIVVNDGEEKLDLNGIPFLIHFELPVEKETYIDRMIITSPDVENEIMAITFASDLELTAVKKIEQATGQKIPLGELPEDLIVEKERTSAGLGEKKAAKAKANDDAPGAAFHEKKASNSKTYNYGGGVKAKMNNKKNH from the coding sequence ATGGCGTGGTTAGATAAGTTCAAATTAAAAAAAGGGTTGGTACAATCTTTAAATGAAGCAGGTTTCGTAGCTCCTAAAGAAATCCAACAAAAAACGTTGACGCGTATAAACGGCGGTCAAGACGTCATCGTAGTTGGCCCCGAAGGTTGCGGCAAAACCACCACCTATATATTAGCCACACTTAACAAGTTTAACTATACGCCCGATGGTGTGCCGAAAGTTTTGATACTGGCACCCGATAAAGAAAAGGTGGAGGAGATTATTGTTAAAATCGATCAGTTAAACAAAAATAAAACGCTATCTATTGTTCCCTTATTTGCTACCCCGGGCATAGAAGCCCAGATGGATGCCATGGCAGAGGGGGCCGATATTGTGGTTGCAACGCCAGACAGGGCGCGTGCCATCTACCTTAAACTTGGCCTGGATCTAAATAAAATAGAATTGCTGGTTATTGATGATGCTGAACTGATTGTTAAACAAGGGTTGCAACTACCCGTTACCGAACTGGTTAATAGCATGCCTAAATGCCAGCATCTTGTTTTTACCGAAGTATTGCATGAGCGTTTAAACAGAATGATACAGCCTTTTATGAAACAACCAGCCACTGTAGAGGTTGAGGAAATAGGGGAGCCGCTGTTTGATACGCATCCGCAGATATTATACTTGCTGCCTAACTTTGGCACCAAAGTGAACCTGTTGAACCTGTTTATGCAGGATGAAGACCTGTTTACCAAAGTGGTGCTGTTTGTTAACACCCGCCCAACGGCCGAGAAACTGTACAAAGACTTACAACACCAGCGATGTACAGTTGCTTTGTTAAACCCGTGGTTTTTTGAGATGGATGGCTTTACATCTCTGCAGGAGTTTAAAGACGCCGCTACACGTGTGCTGATTGTGGTTAATGATGGAGAAGAGAAACTGGATCTGAATGGTATCCCATTCTTGATTCACTTTGAATTACCGGTAGAAAAAGAAACCTATATCGACCGGATGATTATTACATCGCCGGATGTTGAAAATGAAATTATGGCCATTACGTTCGCCTCGGATCTTGAACTAACCGCGGTTAAAAAAATTGAGCAGGCCACCGGTCAAAAAATCCCGTTGGGAGAATTGCCGGAAGATTTAATTGTTGAAAAAGAACGCACATCTGCTGGTTTGGGTGAGAAGAAGGCTGCCAAAGCAAAAGCAAACGATGATGCTCCCGGAGCTGCATTTCATGAAAAGAAAGCCAGCAATTCCAAGACCTATAATTATGGGGGCGGGGTAAAAGCTAAAATGAATAATAAGAAAAACCATTAA
- a CDS encoding RNA polymerase sigma-70 factor, with the protein MNHTVTEIREYWNKMTLESDSKAFEDLFRLMQAKAMRFCTRFVDDRIAAEDIVSEVFADIWCNRISLTNVTNPEVYLLRAIRNKSTKVWKRKARMHVVPLDENHDNIPDQYRPDHDLENKELILQLDKAISQLPAQCKIVFKMVKEDGLKCAEVADLLDISVRTVHTQIYRAMNKINQAVSMNKKDAKVVAINITVILAFFYFFFNSL; encoded by the coding sequence ATGAATCATACAGTTACTGAAATTCGTGAGTACTGGAATAAGATGACGTTGGAGAGCGACTCCAAGGCCTTTGAGGATCTGTTTCGATTAATGCAAGCAAAAGCAATGCGATTTTGTACGCGCTTCGTCGATGACCGGATAGCAGCAGAAGATATCGTTTCTGAGGTGTTTGCTGATATCTGGTGCAACAGAATTAGTCTTACAAATGTAACTAACCCTGAAGTTTACCTGTTAAGAGCCATCCGTAATAAATCAACGAAGGTTTGGAAAAGGAAGGCTCGTATGCATGTGGTTCCGCTTGATGAAAATCATGATAACATCCCTGATCAATACAGGCCGGATCATGACCTGGAAAATAAAGAGTTGATACTTCAATTAGATAAGGCAATAAGTCAACTGCCCGCACAGTGCAAGATCGTTTTTAAAATGGTGAAGGAAGACGGATTGAAATGTGCTGAAGTTGCAGATCTGCTGGACATTTCAGTAAGAACCGTCCATACGCAGATCTACCGGGCCATGAATAAAATTAACCAAGCAGTTTCAATGAATAAGAAAGATGCAAAGGTAGTTGCCATCAACATAACTGTTATTCTCGCTTTTTTTTACTTTTTTTTCAACTCCTTGTAA
- a CDS encoding RagB/SusD family nutrient uptake outer membrane protein → MKKFITIISLFLIVANFSCKKFLQEENLGGITSTNYYTDTKGYESLINSCYGSLRGIYDNDPYLFEYGTDLTTRGDQEAISGTLGDRQTRAIGLNEYTTLAADNSGVSSVFSACYSGIQRCNTAINRGASIPGIDPALAKKRIGEASFIRAYYYYILAENFGGVPIVKDEINTVITHFSPGKEQYVYDFIISDLTTALNSVDVTTADFGRVTQGAVKQLLALIYLTRGYKSYGNADDFTKAAQYADQVINSGTYSLLPNYTDVFNPSNQKSKEIIWSIQYDPTSLQKNTVTTNSVGNDQNILFGWRLYKEPGFTEGDQTYGRRIADYMPTQYLYTLFNTTKDARYDGTFISQFYAVTDATLNGKPVKKGDLRFYFPKWDRPFTAADSIALKTANPNVEIITFPRWKQDFNNIGGAEKWPMVGKFYDPNALLPGAQSGQYTSSRDIFIFRLAETYLIAAEAYFKLGQTATAADRINVVRARATIAGQNMQITAADVNIDFILDERARELEGEYKRWFDLKRTHKLDRAFQNNILTKQANPGGILDKYYLRPIPQIVIDRDSEGYPQNTGY, encoded by the coding sequence ATGAAAAAATTTATTACCATAATCTCATTATTCCTAATTGTAGCTAACTTTTCATGTAAAAAGTTCCTGCAGGAGGAGAATCTCGGCGGTATCACGAGTACCAATTATTATACAGATACCAAGGGTTATGAATCCTTGATCAATTCATGCTACGGTTCGCTGCGCGGAATCTATGACAACGATCCTTATCTTTTTGAATATGGTACGGATCTAACTACCCGTGGCGATCAGGAAGCCATCAGCGGAACTTTGGGGGATCGCCAGACCCGAGCTATTGGCTTGAATGAATATACAACATTGGCAGCTGACAATTCAGGGGTAAGTTCGGTGTTTTCGGCTTGTTATAGTGGAATTCAGCGTTGTAATACCGCCATCAACCGTGGTGCGTCAATTCCCGGCATAGATCCTGCTTTGGCAAAAAAACGCATTGGTGAGGCTAGCTTTATCAGGGCTTATTATTATTACATATTGGCAGAAAACTTTGGCGGAGTGCCAATAGTGAAGGATGAGATCAATACTGTAATTACGCACTTCTCGCCAGGAAAAGAACAGTATGTTTACGATTTTATCATCTCGGATTTGACGACCGCGCTGAATAGCGTTGATGTTACCACGGCTGATTTTGGCCGGGTTACGCAGGGGGCAGTTAAGCAATTACTTGCGTTGATCTATTTAACGAGAGGCTATAAGTCATACGGTAATGCCGATGACTTTACTAAAGCTGCGCAATATGCAGATCAGGTTATTAATAGTGGTACTTACAGTCTGCTACCTAATTATACGGATGTATTCAATCCATCGAACCAAAAAAGTAAAGAGATCATCTGGTCAATTCAATATGATCCAACTAGCCTGCAAAAAAATACAGTTACCACTAACAGCGTAGGCAACGACCAGAATATTCTGTTTGGCTGGAGATTGTATAAAGAACCGGGATTTACAGAGGGTGATCAGACCTATGGTCGCCGTATTGCAGATTATATGCCTACGCAATATCTGTATACTCTTTTTAACACTACCAAGGACGCACGTTACGACGGCACATTTATCAGTCAGTTTTACGCAGTTACCGATGCTACATTGAACGGTAAGCCTGTTAAAAAAGGAGATCTACGTTTTTACTTTCCAAAATGGGATCGACCGTTTACTGCCGCTGATTCGATTGCACTCAAAACGGCCAACCCCAATGTCGAAATTATCACATTCCCACGATGGAAACAGGATTTCAATAATATCGGCGGAGCCGAAAAATGGCCTATGGTCGGTAAATTCTACGATCCCAACGCCTTACTGCCAGGTGCACAGTCGGGGCAGTATACCAGCAGCCGGGATATATTTATTTTCAGACTTGCCGAAACTTATTTGATCGCTGCTGAAGCTTACTTTAAGTTGGGTCAAACAGCTACTGCTGCAGATAGGATTAATGTGGTTCGTGCTCGTGCTACTATCGCAGGGCAGAATATGCAGATCACCGCTGCTGACGTTAATATTGATTTCATTCTGGATGAAAGAGCCCGCGAATTGGAGGGTGAGTATAAAAGGTGGTTCGATTTGAAGCGTACCCATAAACTTGACCGCGCGTTTCAAAATAATATCCTTACAAAACAGGCCAATCCTGGTGGGATATTAGATAAATACTATTTGCGACCTATTCCACAAATTGTAATTGATCGCGATTCGGAAGGCTATCCGCAGAATACAGGTTATTAG
- a CDS encoding pyridoxal phosphate-dependent aminotransferase, whose product MPNISDKGQRMPASPIRKLTPFADKAKLDGKKVYHLNIGQPDIETPEGMINAIKGIDFKVWAYTPSEGTLSYRKKLVSYYNRAGYNINTENIIVTTGGSEAINIALMTCLDPGDEIIIPEPFYANYNGFACQADAVVKPILSYIDNGFALPPISEFEKLITPKTRGIMICSPNNPTGYLYSKEEMEALKDLILKHDLYLFADEAYREFCYDGREFTSPMHLDGIDDNVIILDTVSKRYSACGARLGCIITKNKEVWATALKFAQARLSAGMVEQIAGEAAIDTPDSYFEAVTKEYTHRRDVLVNALNKIDGVYCPNPGGAFYVCARLPIDDSDKFCQWMLESFTYNNATVMFAPATGFYSTPGAGINEVRMAYVINPDDLNAAMKCLEEGLKVYPGRVEVENGKQKEAHA is encoded by the coding sequence ATGCCAAATATTTCAGATAAAGGGCAGCGAATGCCTGCATCACCAATTAGGAAGCTTACTCCTTTTGCCGATAAAGCCAAACTGGACGGTAAAAAAGTGTATCACTTAAACATCGGTCAACCCGATATTGAGACTCCCGAAGGCATGATTAACGCCATTAAAGGCATTGATTTTAAAGTTTGGGCTTACACGCCTTCAGAAGGCACCCTTTCATACCGAAAAAAACTAGTTAGCTACTATAACAGAGCTGGTTATAACATCAATACAGAAAACATTATTGTTACTACCGGCGGCTCTGAAGCCATTAATATTGCTTTAATGACCTGCCTTGACCCGGGTGATGAGATCATCATCCCTGAGCCATTTTACGCTAACTATAACGGCTTTGCCTGCCAGGCAGACGCCGTGGTAAAACCTATCCTGTCATACATTGACAATGGCTTTGCCCTGCCCCCTATCAGCGAATTTGAAAAGCTGATTACGCCGAAAACCAGGGGCATTATGATCTGCAGTCCGAATAATCCTACCGGGTACTTGTACTCAAAAGAGGAAATGGAGGCACTGAAAGATCTGATTTTAAAGCACGATCTGTATCTTTTTGCAGATGAGGCATACCGCGAGTTTTGTTATGACGGGCGCGAGTTTACCTCGCCTATGCACCTGGACGGGATTGACGATAACGTGATCATCCTGGATACCGTGAGCAAACGTTACAGCGCTTGCGGCGCGCGTCTGGGTTGTATCATCACCAAAAACAAAGAGGTTTGGGCTACCGCCCTCAAATTTGCGCAGGCCCGCCTGAGCGCTGGTATGGTGGAGCAAATTGCCGGCGAAGCTGCTATTGATACGCCCGATAGCTATTTCGAAGCCGTAACCAAAGAGTACACCCATCGTCGTGATGTGTTGGTGAACGCGCTGAACAAAATAGACGGCGTTTACTGCCCTAACCCGGGTGGTGCATTCTATGTTTGTGCCCGTTTACCAATTGACGACTCTGACAAATTTTGCCAGTGGATGCTGGAAAGCTTTACTTATAACAATGCCACGGTAATGTTTGCTCCGGCAACCGGCTTTTACAGCACGCCCGGCGCGGGTATCAACGAGGTGCGCATGGCCTACGTAATTAACCCTGACGATCTGAACGCCGCCATGAAATGTCTGGAGGAAGGTTTAAAGGTTTACCCGGGACGAGTGGAAGTAGAAAACGGCAAGCAAAAAGAGGCACACGCTTAA
- a CDS encoding FecR domain-containing protein: MNQEKFVRLITKELVGELTFQEAKELEDLLKEDSINQARYNIIREYVAGEQVAEKSNMQLLEKVRQKIAAKESQIDIAQPKRKSGAWLAKVAAMLLVAIATAILFYTYPTGKKPELTHLVNTPNATRKKLILSDGTQIVLNADSKIQFPDKFEGDTREVRLTGEAYFDVHHDPAHPFIIHTGKMDVKVLGTAFNIKAYADDNFSETTLLRGKIQVTLRDRPSDIITLKPTEKLVVNYSSPADRGDRNGSTNVALPKITYLQKKDSMVVETSWLSNKIVFQDEEFAELAKKLERTYNVHIEFENERVKQLVFTGIFEQENIEQALHAMSLISPFTYKINQNQIIVK; encoded by the coding sequence ATGAACCAGGAGAAATTCGTCAGACTAATCACCAAAGAATTAGTAGGTGAACTTACATTTCAGGAAGCTAAGGAGCTAGAAGACCTTCTCAAAGAGGATTCGATCAATCAAGCCCGCTATAATATTATTCGGGAATATGTTGCCGGAGAGCAAGTTGCAGAAAAGTCCAATATGCAACTTTTGGAAAAGGTACGGCAGAAGATCGCTGCTAAAGAATCTCAAATCGATATTGCTCAGCCCAAAAGGAAAAGTGGCGCTTGGTTGGCGAAGGTAGCAGCGATGCTGCTGGTCGCAATTGCAACTGCGATTTTATTTTATACTTATCCAACCGGAAAAAAGCCCGAGTTGACACATTTGGTCAACACCCCGAATGCAACTCGCAAAAAACTTATTCTAAGTGACGGTACTCAAATTGTACTAAACGCAGATAGTAAAATTCAGTTCCCGGATAAATTTGAAGGAGATACTAGAGAAGTACGATTGACGGGTGAAGCTTATTTTGACGTTCATCACGATCCGGCTCACCCATTTATCATACACACAGGGAAGATGGATGTTAAAGTTTTAGGGACTGCATTCAACATTAAAGCCTATGCTGACGATAATTTTAGTGAAACGACACTTTTAAGGGGGAAAATTCAAGTTACACTTCGGGATAGGCCGTCAGACATCATCACCTTAAAGCCGACGGAAAAGTTAGTGGTAAATTATAGTTCTCCTGCGGATAGGGGAGATCGCAATGGTTCTACGAATGTCGCCTTACCCAAAATTACATATCTACAGAAGAAAGATTCTATGGTCGTAGAAACATCCTGGTTGAGTAATAAGATAGTTTTCCAAGATGAAGAGTTTGCAGAATTGGCTAAAAAGCTAGAACGAACCTATAACGTTCATATCGAATTTGAAAACGAGCGGGTAAAGCAGTTGGTGTTTACAGGGATATTCGAGCAGGAGAATATTGAGCAGGCTTTGCATGCGATGAGCCTGATCTCGCCTTTTACTTATAAGATTAACCAAAACCAGATTATAGTTAAATAA
- a CDS encoding TlpA disulfide reductase family protein — protein MLNKTVKLFFLIFLVCPIMSQAQRPNRSLLQNTFFDEKVTIPQLKLTPGGLSLKNTSTVDSVCHILEATWAKESSKYYKDYRSDYTPEQFNQLDAYVYLRNMMEVAQTMSLPDNCLSHLTKYYMVPALQRDYETIKSKPTLSKLELIHSGSLGNTITLGTKPETDRETFYKCYELYNKYDELLRQFVALPDTAISNYAKSVLDTQDEFYYDINARYQFYQNDLDKSAKFLLEGLNNHRYSRRRVWGMTKPLVESYNATGLREKSITILNALLLNTTPDIVNRNSLRKLYQETDPENGEAIYNNILAQQGNSFRKNGRKIKLPLHWKFLANQVTPERLKKAKFFLVDVWSTHCVPCLEEMPELNKLYKKYADQEDILFLSINVDFSEKGNIGDVKKTVKRLGIHFPVFYDNQLSKLQSQLAVQSLPSKSIINKQGELFIKNDDSEITRNTFDLFFKEYSNISKSPADSRPGASK, from the coding sequence ATGCTCAACAAAACCGTCAAGCTTTTTTTCTTGATCTTCTTAGTATGCCCAATTATGTCGCAGGCTCAACGCCCTAACCGGAGCTTGCTTCAAAATACCTTCTTTGATGAAAAAGTAACCATCCCGCAGCTAAAACTTACACCAGGAGGATTATCTCTGAAAAATACCAGCACAGTTGACAGTGTATGCCACATATTAGAAGCAACATGGGCAAAAGAGTCAAGTAAGTATTACAAAGATTATAGAAGCGATTACACTCCTGAACAATTTAATCAATTAGATGCTTACGTTTATTTGAGAAACATGATGGAAGTTGCTCAAACAATGTCTCTCCCTGATAATTGCTTAAGTCACCTCACCAAATATTATATGGTTCCCGCATTACAGCGCGACTATGAAACCATTAAGTCAAAACCCACTTTATCAAAATTAGAGCTGATCCACTCAGGATCATTAGGAAATACAATAACGTTGGGCACTAAACCTGAGACAGATAGAGAAACATTTTACAAATGCTATGAACTATACAACAAATATGACGAACTGCTGCGGCAATTTGTTGCACTCCCAGATACAGCGATCTCAAACTATGCAAAAAGTGTTTTAGACACTCAAGATGAGTTTTATTATGATATTAATGCTAGATATCAATTCTACCAAAATGACTTGGATAAGTCTGCAAAATTTTTGCTCGAAGGTTTGAATAATCACCGTTATTCTCGCAGACGAGTTTGGGGTATGACAAAACCTCTTGTCGAATCTTACAATGCCACAGGGCTTAGGGAAAAAAGTATTACTATTTTAAATGCATTACTATTAAACACCACACCAGATATAGTAAATCGAAATAGCCTTCGTAAGTTGTACCAAGAAACTGATCCAGAGAATGGCGAAGCGATCTACAATAATATTTTAGCTCAACAGGGAAACAGCTTTCGAAAAAACGGAAGAAAGATCAAGTTGCCTCTCCATTGGAAGTTCTTAGCGAATCAGGTAACTCCTGAACGTTTAAAGAAAGCTAAATTTTTTCTGGTAGATGTATGGTCAACACATTGCGTCCCTTGCTTAGAAGAAATGCCGGAGTTAAATAAATTATATAAGAAATATGCCGACCAGGAAGATATACTTTTTCTATCTATAAATGTGGATTTCAGTGAGAAAGGCAATATTGGGGATGTCAAGAAAACAGTTAAACGATTGGGCATTCATTTTCCTGTATTTTATGATAACCAGTTAAGCAAATTGCAGTCTCAATTAGCTGTTCAATCATTGCCATCAAAATCTATTATAAACAAACAAGGTGAGCTATTTATAAAAAATGATGACTCCGAAATCACGCGTAATACTTTCGATCTTTTTTTCAAGGAGTATAGCAACATATCTAAATCGCCCGCCGATTCTCGGCCAGGGGCTTCTAAATAA
- a CDS encoding helix-turn-helix domain-containing protein: MSEETRKQQLILLGKHLEALRKRQDLSFRKMAQRCEIDASDIRRYENGEINMSFFTLLELAKGLDIPLKELMTF, encoded by the coding sequence ATGTCTGAAGAAACAAGGAAGCAGCAATTGATCTTATTGGGGAAGCACCTCGAAGCCTTGAGAAAAAGACAGGATCTATCTTTTCGCAAAATGGCACAGAGATGCGAGATCGATGCAAGTGATATCAGACGATACGAAAATGGCGAGATCAACATGAGCTTTTTTACTTTGCTGGAATTAGCTAAAGGGCTAGATATCCCGTTAAAAGAATTAATGACCTTTTGA